A genomic region of Bombus terrestris chromosome 12, iyBomTerr1.2, whole genome shotgun sequence contains the following coding sequences:
- the LOC105666319 gene encoding troponin C, isoallergen Bla g 6.0201 — MDDLTKDQIALLKKAFDAFDHDKKGSIGTDMVGTILTMLGYELSEKTLKEIITEVDEDGSGQLEFEEFCTLAARFLVEEDSEAMQQELREAFRLYDKEGNGYITTAVFRDILHELDDKLTPQELDMMIEEIDADGSGTLDFDEFMEVMTGGDD, encoded by the exons ATG GATGATCTGACCAAGGATCAAATTGCAC TGTTGAAAAAGGCCTTCGATGCCTTCGACCACGACAAGAAGGGTAGCATTGGTACCGACATGGTGGGTACCATATTGACCATGTTGGGCTACGAGCTGAGCGAGAAGACGCTAAAGGAAATCATTACGGAAGTAGACGAAGATG GATCTGGACAATTGGAATTCGAAGAGTTCTGCACGCTTGCTGCCAGATTCTTAGTGGAAGAAGATTCGGAGGCGATGCAACAGGAATTACGCGAGGCATTTCGGTTATATGACAAAGAAGGCAATGGCTACATAACAACTGCAGTGTTTCGTGACATTCTTCACGAGCTGGACGACAAATTGACACCACAGGAGTTGGACATGATGATCGAGGAGATCGACGCCGATGGTTCAGGAACGCTCGACTTCGATG